In Oscillatoria acuminata PCC 6304, a single window of DNA contains:
- a CDS encoding vWA domain-containing protein, translating into MKVAIHPALSDANIDAGQPSSQRQLSLSISAIAAGLETSVPLNLCLILDHSGSMTGRPLTTVKEAAHRLIDRLKPGDRLSIVAFDHRAKVIVSNQAIEDTDRIKKQIDKLKADGGTAIDEGMKKGIEELKKGATGTVSQAFILTDGENEHGSNDRCLKLASEAADANLTLNTLGFGDHWNLDVLESIATAARGALSHIERPEQAVEEFSRLFSRIQSVALTNAYLQLKLMPKVRLAELKPVAQVSPETIELPVEAKNGLFEVRLGDIMTTERVILANLYIGKFAEGKQTLAELQIRYDDPSAGRKQILSDPFVIDANVLSAYHPAIDPTVQQHTLALAKYRQTQIAEQKIQQGDRAGAATMLQTAAKTALQMGDKGGATVLQTSATRLQEGQELSEADRKKTRIVSKTILQ; encoded by the coding sequence ATGAAAGTTGCTATCCATCCAGCCCTCAGTGATGCCAATATAGACGCGGGTCAACCCAGTTCTCAGCGTCAACTTTCTCTATCCATTTCCGCGATCGCCGCCGGTTTAGAAACCTCAGTCCCTCTCAACCTCTGCCTGATTTTGGACCATAGCGGATCCATGACCGGACGTCCGTTAACCACGGTGAAAGAGGCTGCTCATCGCCTGATTGACCGACTCAAACCCGGCGATCGCCTCAGCATCGTCGCCTTCGATCATCGCGCCAAAGTGATCGTTTCCAATCAGGCGATCGAAGATACCGATCGCATCAAAAAACAAATCGACAAACTCAAAGCCGATGGTGGGACGGCGATCGATGAAGGCATGAAAAAAGGCATAGAAGAACTCAAAAAAGGGGCAACCGGCACCGTCTCCCAAGCCTTCATCCTCACCGATGGCGAAAACGAACATGGCAGCAACGATCGCTGTCTGAAATTAGCCTCGGAAGCAGCCGATGCCAACCTCACCCTCAATACCCTCGGATTTGGGGATCACTGGAACCTTGATGTTCTCGAATCCATTGCCACTGCTGCCCGAGGTGCATTGTCTCATATCGAACGCCCGGAACAAGCCGTTGAAGAGTTTAGCCGCTTATTCAGTCGGATTCAATCCGTTGCCTTAACCAATGCTTACCTGCAACTTAAGCTCATGCCAAAAGTTCGCCTTGCCGAACTCAAACCCGTCGCCCAAGTCTCACCAGAAACCATTGAACTCCCCGTAGAGGCTAAAAATGGACTGTTTGAGGTGCGCTTAGGGGATATTATGACCACAGAACGGGTGATTTTAGCCAACCTATATATTGGTAAATTTGCCGAAGGTAAACAAACCTTAGCGGAATTGCAAATTCGGTATGATGACCCTTCCGCCGGACGGAAACAGATTCTCAGTGATCCGTTCGTGATCGATGCTAATGTCCTGAGTGCCTATCACCCGGCGATCGACCCCACGGTACAGCAGCATACCCTTGCCTTAGCGAAATATCGGCAAACCCAAATTGCCGAACAGAAAATCCAACAAGGCGATCGGGCGGGTGCTGCCACCATGTTACAAACTGCCGCCAAAACCGCCTTACAAATGGGCGACAAAGGCGGAGCAACCGTCCTCCAAACCAGT